The DNA segment GAAGGTCGCTGCTACCTCTCTTCGTACATGACGGGAGAGTCACCAAACACCGTCGGTGCATGTTCACCAGCCAAATATGTTCGCTGGCAAGAAACGGACAATGGTCTTGAGTCGCGCCTCAATGATATCTTGATTGACCGTTATGCCGACGGAGAGAACGCAGGATATCCAACCTTGTGTAAGGGTCGATTCACCACAGATCTTGCAGGTGAACAAAAGCGCTACCATGCTTTAGAGGAGCCAACGAGTCTTAATACGCTTTCAATGTTACCTGAGCTTTTTAAAGCCAATGTCGCCTCGGTTAAGATTGAAGGTCGCCAACGCAGCCCTGCTTACGTTGAGCAGGTCACTCGCACATGGCGTGCAGCCATCGATCGCTACTTAGCCAACCCTGAAGGCTATTCTGTTGAACCTGCATGGGATGCCGCACTAGCCAACGTCTCTGAAGGCTCACAAACCACACTCGGTGCATACCACCGTAAATGGCAATAAAGGAACAATTGATGAAATACGCGCTAGGCCCCCTACTCTATTTTTGGCCGAAACAAGATGTGGAAGCTTTTTATCAACAAGCCATGAGCAGCAATGCAGATATTGTTTATCTGGGTGAATCTGTTTGTTCAAAGCGCCGAGAGATGAAGGTTAATCACTGGTTTGATATTGCCAAAGAGCTCTCTTCCGCGGGTAAACAAGTGGTGATCTCAACCATGGCACTGCTAGAAGCGCCAAGCGAAGTCAGTGTCATGAAAAAGTACATCGATAACGGTGACTTTGCTATTGAAGCCAACGATGTATCAGCGATTCAACTCGCCAGCGAAAAGAAGGTGCCATTTGTTGTTGGTCCTGCGGTTAACACCTACAACGCGCACACACTAAAGCTGTTTCGCCAACAAGGTATGATTCGTTGGTGTATGCCCGTTGAACTGTCTCGTGATTGGCTAACTAACACACTTAACCAGTGTGATGAGCTTGGTATTCGTGGTGACTTTGAAGTGGAAGTGTTCAGCCACGGTTACTTGCCATTGGCATACTCTGCTCGTTGCTTTACTGCTCGCGCAGAGAACCGCTCTAAAGATGACTGTGAAACCTGCTGCATCAAGTACCCAACCGGTATTCAAGTGCGCAGCCAAGAAGGGCAAGAGGTGTTCAATCTCAATGGTATCCAGACCCAGTCAGGCTACTGCTACAACCTAATCAATGACCTTCCAGGCATGAAAGGCTTGGTGGATATCGTGCGCTTAAGCCCTCTTGGTGTGAGCACTTTCTCTGAGCTCGAGCAGTTCCGTAACAATGAAACCGGTCAACACCCGCAAAAAATTGAAGACCGACAATGTAACGGCTACTGGCATCAACTTGCTGGATTAGATGTAAAAAATATCTAGTTCACTGTCTGAGGCTCCCCCAACGATTGAACACTCAACAATGGGGGAGCTGATTCTAATCTTTATCTTTCTTCTTTCCGTGACCTTTGCCTGGGTTGTCATCGCCATGAACACTGCGATTATCTCCGTCTTTATCGTGTTTGTTTTTAGACGACTTGCACTCTTCAGAGGTAATTTTGACGTTATCTCCCTCCAGGCGAAGACAATCTTTACTCAACTCCATCTTATCGCCTGATATTGTTACATCTGCACTCGCCAATATCGGAAACAAAAAAGCACTCATTAGAAGAACAGTTCTCATCAATAATCTCCTTGTCTTAACTATTGCCCCTTAAGCATAGCAGCGGTTTGTCTGCGCAGAAGAAAGTGTTCGCTTAACATCCTTCCACAGCATCCATCCCACCAAGCAGCTTAAAGCAATATTCGACAGTGGGAACGCCAACCAAATGCCTGTCACGCCCCAAAGTTTCGGCATTACGTATAAGAAAGGTAGCTGGATAAGCATATTGCCCAGCGTCACAAACATCGCTTTGCTGCCCTTATTGATCGCTTGATAGTAGGCGCCGGCAACCACTAAGAAGCCATCTAAGAACAGCGCAAACATGTGCAAGCGTATCCCCATCACGGCACCATCCAATAATGCTTGGTCTTCTCCATTAAAGATGGCGACGAACTGGTATGGGAACAGGTTCAGAATCACCACAAACGCAACACCCACCAGTACCGAACTGCTCATTGCCACTCTCAATAGAGTACGGATATGCTCAGGTTTACCCGCACCATGGTTATAGCTCACCAAAGGCTGCATACCGTTGGCGATGCCCTCAGCTGTAAGATAATAAACCGTCACGATATAGCCCAAAATAGCGTACGCACCAATCAATACTGGGCTGCCATAGCTAGCAAATAGGCCATTGTGCAGAGCCACCATCATTGAGCCATAGGCGTACATAAAGAAACTGGAGGTACCAATAGCGAATATTTGAGGAATGACTGCCCACTGAATGCGCAGGTCTTTGCGCTCGATTCTTAACGTTGCATACGGCGAGAAGAAATAGCCAATACCAAGCACCGTCACAATCATCTGTGATAACGCAGTGGCCATCGCAGCCCCTTCCAACTCCCAGCCCAACCAAGCGATGAACAAATAGTCAAAAACAATATTGGCGACAGCGCCTATCACCATCAATACCGTCGCGAGATTCGGACTATTGTCATTACGCAGCAAGAACGGGATTGCTATTGAACCGAGAGAAAAAAAACAGCTATAGATCAAGATTGAGATGTACTGCCAACCCAGATCAAACACGCGCCCCTGCGCGCCCTGCAAGCGCATAAAGTCATCAGCGAGATGGTGCAAAGCGAAGGCAATCATCGGTGCCACGACAACAAGCAACAGCAAGCCAGTGCTCAAAATGCGCTTTGCATCTGCGGTCTTTTTCTCGCCTTGGCGTATCGACACTAAAGCACCCGTACCCACGCCCACCAGCATACCTATGCCCAGTATCGTGCCGATGAGTGGCCAAGCGACATTGATTCCAGCCAGACCATCAGCCCCGACATAGCGACCGATAAAGATACCATCCACCACTTGATACAGACCGTTAACCAACATGGCAGCAACGGTCGGAATGGTATAGCGCCAAAATTGGCGAGTAACTTCAGCTTTCATAACACTTTAACTCTGTTAGCTTAGCTAACTAAATAGACAAAATAAGACTCAGATTCAGCCCAAGGATTTTTCTAGCAGTTGCTCTAATAGCTCTACTTCGCTGCCACTCAACTTTGTGCGCATCTTCTCGGCTAAGTCTTGATAAACCACGTTCTCCAATGCCCAACTTTCAATAACTTCGCCAGTGACGACAATACGCTTTGAACGTGCATCTTCAGCGCACAAGATACGTTTCACCATGTTCCTTTTTTCAAGCCTTGCGACCATATTGGAAGCTGAGGGCTTAGTCACCGACATCTCGTGTGCGATGTCGGTAATACGAATCCCGCTCTCACCGGACTCTTTAATGACTCTTAAATACTCAAACTCATTAAAACTCAAACTCGATAGTGCATCTTGGCTGGCATAACGTCGCCAAGCTTTAGCACTTTGGCTTTCAAGCCTAATTAGCGTTTCTTCCAAAGACATCTTATCTCCAAAATTTAGTTAGCCAGGCTAACTATTTTAGGATTGCTCACTTATTAAGGCAACAAAAAAACCGCCCGAAGGCGGCATTCATTTTTTGTCGATGCGAAAGTTACTCTCCCGCCTCTACCTGTTCTTGGCGCAGTTGAGTATAGATTCTTCCTAATTCTAGGAACGAATATCTGTGCTCAACATACTCATAGACATTAAATGACATCGCAAGCTTGTAGAGAGAAATCGCATCGGCATATTTCTTCTCTTGTTGATAGCGCTTAGCCAAGTAGAAGTAAGCTTCCGTTAGCTGCTCTGCAAGTACCATGTTGTCGGTACTAGTAGAGTAAATGACTTTAAATGCTTGCTCTTCAGATACTTCATTTAGCATTAGAGCCACCAACACCCAGCCCCACTGCTCGTCACGATCTTCATAGCGTGCCAGCAACTCCGCGCGCGCTTGCTCCGGCTCCACCTCACTTTTGATGATGTATAGCCACAGTGCACGGAATGCATCGTTCGGATCTTCATCGAAATGCGCCTGCATATCTTCAAGTGCTAGTTCAAGACGACCACCGTAATATAAAGCAATCGCGCGATTACGCGTTGCATAACTGTTGCTTGGGTCTAACTCTAAGGTTGAATCAAAAGCTTCATAAGCCGCATCAAACTCAGCGATTTGCGTGTAATAAACCCCAAGCAAATTGAAAATATCAGGCTGTGCTGGGTTCAAGCTCAGGGACTGATTAAAGTCTAATCGAGCTAAGTCACGTAAACCAACACTATCGTAGTAGTTACCACGCTCATAAAGCATCTTAGCGCGGATCTCATCACTCAGATCGGTACGCAACAATAATTGGCTCAATCGAGCAATCTGTACCTCTTGCTGAACACTCGCTTGCAGAGGCACTGCCATTGGTGGATACATCCACTGGCTGCCGTTATCACTCGCCGACTCCATTGAAGCACAACCACCAAGAAGCGCTAATGCAACACCCAATGTCGCCGTTTTAAACCATTTCACGTAGAAAACTCCTTGTATACCCGAAAATACTTCGCTCTGATGCAGATAGAGAATAGCAGAGCTTTCACTGTCAAAACCAATTCTGTCTTGGGTACAAATAAAAAAAGGGGGCACTAATGCCCCCTTTTATATCACGCTTAAGTGCGTACGGCTAATTTAGCCTGCACTCAATAGCTTATTCTGCGTCAGCTGCAGGTGCGTCTGTCGACTCAACCGCTTCTTTCATGCTCAGACGAACACGGCCTTGGCGGTCAATCTCAAGAACTTTAACTTTCACTTCTTGACCTTCAGTTAGGTAGTCAGACACTTTCTCAACGCGCTTGTCAGCGATTTGAGAGATGTGTACTAGACCATCTTTACCAGGAAGTACTGTCACGAATGCACCGAAGTCCGCTAGACGAGCAACTTTACCTGTGTAGATGCGGCCTACTTCAACTTCAGCAGTGATCTCTTCGATACGACGGATTGCTTCTTTCGCCGCTGTACCTTCAGTTGCAGCAATCTTGATTGTACCGTCGTCTTCGATTTCGATCGTTGTCCCCGTCTCTTCAGTTAGAGCACGGATAACTGCACCACCTTTACCGATAACGTCTTTGATCTTCTCTGCGCTGATCTTCATTGTGTGAATACGCGGAGCGAACTCAGAGATGTCTTCACGAGCGCCAGAGATAGCTTCATCCATTACAGATAGGATGTGCTTACGTGCACCTTGCGCTTGGTTAAGAGCAATTTGCATGATCTCTTTAGTGATACCTTCGATCTTGATGTCCATTTGAAGTGCAGTGATACCCGTGTTAGTACCTGCTACTTTAAAGTCCATGTCGCCTAGGTGGTCTTCATCACCAAGAATGTCAGAAAGAACAACGAAGTCGTCGCCTTCTTTAACAAGACCCATTGCGATACCCGCAACAGAAGACTTGATTGGCACACCCGCGTCCATAAGTGCTAGAGACGTACCACATACAGAAGCCATTGAAGAAGAACCGTTAGATTCTGTGATTTCTGATACAACACGTACTGTATACGGGAACTCATCTACTGATGGCATTACAGCAGCAATACCACGCTTAGCCAGTTTACCGTGGCCGATTTCACGACGCTTAGGAGAACCAACGAAACCTGTCTCACCTACACAGTATGGAGGGAAGTTGTAGTGTAGAAGGAAGTGATCTTTACGCTCACCCGTTAGCTCGTCGATGATTTGAGCATCGCGCTGCGTACCAAGAGTCGCAGTAACAAGCGCCTGAGTTTCACCACGAGTAAATAGTGATGAACCGTGAGTACGTGGAAGCACACCTGTACGTACGTCTAGCGCACGAACCATGTCTTTTTCACGACCATCGATACGTGGGTTACCCGCGATGATGCTGCGACGTACCACTGTCTTCTCTAGATCGTGGAAGATAGTGTGGATTTCTTTAGTGTTTGCTTCTGGATCTTCAGCAAGAAGAACATCGTTAACTTCACCAGCAATCGCGTGGATGCGGTCGTAACGAGCCATCTTTTCTGTGATTTGGTAAGCTTCTACCAGCTTAGCTTCTGCTAGTTCAGCAATCTTGTTTACAAGCGCTGTGTTCTCTTCAGGAGCAACCCAATCCCAAGCAGGAGTCGCAACTTCAGCTTTGAATTCGTTGATTGCGTTGATCACAACTTGCTGTTGGTCGTGGCCGTATACCACTGCAGATAGCATCTCTTCTTCAGTTAGGTTATCCGCTTCTGACTCAACCATAAGAACAGCGCCTTCCGTACCCGCTACAACTAGGTCAAGCTTAGACGTTTCTAGCTCAGTGTTGCTTGGGTTAAGAACAAGTTGACCATCAACGTGACCAACACGTGCTGCACCGATAGGACCGTTAAACGGAATACCAGAGATAGCTAGCGCTGCAGAAGTACCGATCATCGTTACGATGTCTGGCTGTACGTCTGGGTTAACAGAAACAACCGTTGCAATAACTTGTACTTCGTTTTTGAATGCGTCTGGGAAAAGTGGACGGATTGGACGGTCGATTAGACGAGCCGTTAGCGTTTCACCTTCAGAAGGACGACCTTCACGCTTGAAGAAACCACCAGGGATTTTACCAGCAGCGTAAGTACGCTCTTGGTAGTTTACTGTTAGCGGGAAGAAGTCTTGACCTTCAACTGCTTCTTTTTTACCAACTACAGAAACGAATACGGCTGTATCGTCCATAGTAACCATAACGGCAGCGGTAGCTTGACGTGCAATAACGCCAGTTTCTAAAGTAACTGTGTGGTTACCGTACTGGAACGTTTTAACAACTGGTTTTTCGAACATTGTTATTCCTTGTGTCTAGATTCGTCACTTAAGGAGCTGAATCTAAAAAGTTGATTAAGACTCAAGGCATTACGAATTAAACAGTCTAGAGTTTAGTTTCTAGCTCCCAGAATTTTTTTCTGAGTATGACGAGAAGCTAGAAACTAAATTCTATGACTGGCCCAAATGGCAATTGTAATGCAATGAGCTAATTGAAAATCCTAATCAGGATTTGCCGCCCGTAGTATAACGGCATAAATGAGGTTTGGCTAAATTTAGACAACAAAAAAGGGGCTATAAGCCCCTTTTTTACAAACTATTCTATGCAGACGCTGATTAGCGACGTAGGCCTAGACGTTTGATTAGCTCTTGGTAGCGACCTAGATCTTTACCTTTTAGGTAGTCTAGAAGCTTACGACGGCTAGAAACCATACGTAGAAGACCACGACGGCTGTGGTGATCGCCTTTGTGAGCTTTGAAGTGACCTTGTAGGTGGTTGATAGAAGCTGTAAGTAGAGCTACTTGAACTTCTGGTGAACCAGTGTCGCCTTCAGTGCGCGCGTATTCTGCAACGATTGCTGCTTTAGTTTCTGCATTCAGAGACATAATTCTCTCCTAATAAGAGTAAGGTTAATATTTGTACCGCCAATCTCTGATTCAGCCGGTACGAGGAGCGCGAATTATATGCGAACCCTTTAGGGTTAGCAACCGCTATTTGACCAGTGGCAAAGAATAAAGCCAGTCACAATGTACTGGCTTTATTCTCAATACCTTATCGGCGCGCCATCGTGTTAAAGACTATCGCGATCAAAAGCCGTTTTCAGATCGTAAAGCTCACCTTTGTCAACATCGATCAAGAAGTTATCAGAAGCTTGCCCCGTTGCAAAACGGTCAATAATGTAGAAAAGCGTACCGAAGCGTACTTTGAACACCTCTCCCACAGTGGTATCTCCCGCATCTTCGTCTTCAATCGATACATCAAATTCAATCTCAGACAAGGCTTCACTCAATACCTTATACTGCGCTAAACGGTCTGTTTCAATATCACGGAAAGCCAGCTCATCCGCATTACGTAAACGATAGAAATCCTCTGCCAAGTTTTGACCATTCCACAAGGCGAAGTGAGCAAGTGTGAGACCTTCGCTACGAGCAAGATCACGCGCTTTGAGTTTAGCGATTGCCCACTCACGCATAAACTGTTCTAGCGTATCTTCACCATTTTTTGACTCTGCACATGGCTCTACATCAGAAACCTCACTCAAAGCGAGACGCAGCTGACAAACCGTGATGTCGGTATCAAGCTGAGACAAGGTCAGCATTTGATCGCCATCCATGTTAAATAGCATCGTTCTGACATCTTCTGGCCACTCCCTTGGAAGGAAGCGCAAACGTGTAAGTTCACGAATATGCCAGTCGGTTAACTCATAGTAAGTTTCAGCCGTTAGGATATCTGCGTTCCAACGATCTTCTTTATCGATAGCTTGCAGGTGAGCTTGCTCTTCTGCATAGTGCTCAAAAAGTTCATCAAAGCGTGGCACATCTTCGATAATGGCGGTTTCTACTTCAACTTGATTGTCCGGCTTGATTTCTAAAATTTTATAAGCAGGGATATAGCCAGCAAGAGAAGGCGCTTGGATATTAAAGAGGGTGTATGTTTCACCATCGATATCATACTGTTTCATGCCGGTGTCATTGAAGTGCATATGGCCACCTACGTGAATGCTCAGTCCGGTTTGAGCGAGCGCTTTACTGGTATCATCTTCTGGTTCACGGCGTAATTGGAAGTTACCTTCGCCGAAGATATCTTCAATCTCCTCTGAAGCCCCGTTGTAGAAGTCTGTCATCGGGAAATGACTGAACGAGAATAGAACTTTGTTTTGCTCTTTCGCCGCTTTTACCGTCGCCTCAATCCACTCGATAACGTGTTTTTTATGCGTCAACATCATGTTGTAACCCGCATTCGAGCTG comes from the Vibrio astriarenae genome and includes:
- a CDS encoding U32 family peptidase → MKYALGPLLYFWPKQDVEAFYQQAMSSNADIVYLGESVCSKRREMKVNHWFDIAKELSSAGKQVVISTMALLEAPSEVSVMKKYIDNGDFAIEANDVSAIQLASEKKVPFVVGPAVNTYNAHTLKLFRQQGMIRWCMPVELSRDWLTNTLNQCDELGIRGDFEVEVFSHGYLPLAYSARCFTARAENRSKDDCETCCIKYPTGIQVRSQEGQEVFNLNGIQTQSGYCYNLINDLPGMKGLVDIVRLSPLGVSTFSELEQFRNNETGQHPQKIEDRQCNGYWHQLAGLDVKNI
- a CDS encoding CG2 omega domain protein, which translates into the protein MRTVLLMSAFLFPILASADVTISGDKMELSKDCLRLEGDNVKITSEECKSSKNKHDKDGDNRSVHGDDNPGKGHGKKKDKD
- a CDS encoding MATE family efflux transporter, which produces MKAEVTRQFWRYTIPTVAAMLVNGLYQVVDGIFIGRYVGADGLAGINVAWPLIGTILGIGMLVGVGTGALVSIRQGEKKTADAKRILSTGLLLLVVVAPMIAFALHHLADDFMRLQGAQGRVFDLGWQYISILIYSCFFSLGSIAIPFLLRNDNSPNLATVLMVIGAVANIVFDYLFIAWLGWELEGAAMATALSQMIVTVLGIGYFFSPYATLRIERKDLRIQWAVIPQIFAIGTSSFFMYAYGSMMVALHNGLFASYGSPVLIGAYAILGYIVTVYYLTAEGIANGMQPLVSYNHGAGKPEHIRTLLRVAMSSSVLVGVAFVVILNLFPYQFVAIFNGEDQALLDGAVMGIRLHMFALFLDGFLVVAGAYYQAINKGSKAMFVTLGNMLIQLPFLYVMPKLWGVTGIWLAFPLSNIALSCLVGWMLWKDVKRTLSSAQTNRCYA
- a CDS encoding MarR family winged helix-turn-helix transcriptional regulator → MSLEETLIRLESQSAKAWRRYASQDALSSLSFNEFEYLRVIKESGESGIRITDIAHEMSVTKPSASNMVARLEKRNMVKRILCAEDARSKRIVVTGEVIESWALENVVYQDLAEKMRTKLSGSEVELLEQLLEKSLG
- the nlpI gene encoding lipoprotein NlpI gives rise to the protein MKWFKTATLGVALALLGGCASMESASDNGSQWMYPPMAVPLQASVQQEVQIARLSQLLLRTDLSDEIRAKMLYERGNYYDSVGLRDLARLDFNQSLSLNPAQPDIFNLLGVYYTQIAEFDAAYEAFDSTLELDPSNSYATRNRAIALYYGGRLELALEDMQAHFDEDPNDAFRALWLYIIKSEVEPEQARAELLARYEDRDEQWGWVLVALMLNEVSEEQAFKVIYSTSTDNMVLAEQLTEAYFYLAKRYQQEKKYADAISLYKLAMSFNVYEYVEHRYSFLELGRIYTQLRQEQVEAGE
- the pnp gene encoding polyribonucleotide nucleotidyltransferase; the protein is MFEKPVVKTFQYGNHTVTLETGVIARQATAAVMVTMDDTAVFVSVVGKKEAVEGQDFFPLTVNYQERTYAAGKIPGGFFKREGRPSEGETLTARLIDRPIRPLFPDAFKNEVQVIATVVSVNPDVQPDIVTMIGTSAALAISGIPFNGPIGAARVGHVDGQLVLNPSNTELETSKLDLVVAGTEGAVLMVESEADNLTEEEMLSAVVYGHDQQQVVINAINEFKAEVATPAWDWVAPEENTALVNKIAELAEAKLVEAYQITEKMARYDRIHAIAGEVNDVLLAEDPEANTKEIHTIFHDLEKTVVRRSIIAGNPRIDGREKDMVRALDVRTGVLPRTHGSSLFTRGETQALVTATLGTQRDAQIIDELTGERKDHFLLHYNFPPYCVGETGFVGSPKRREIGHGKLAKRGIAAVMPSVDEFPYTVRVVSEITESNGSSSMASVCGTSLALMDAGVPIKSSVAGIAMGLVKEGDDFVVLSDILGDEDHLGDMDFKVAGTNTGITALQMDIKIEGITKEIMQIALNQAQGARKHILSVMDEAISGAREDISEFAPRIHTMKISAEKIKDVIGKGGAVIRALTEETGTTIEIEDDGTIKIAATEGTAAKEAIRRIEEITAEVEVGRIYTGKVARLADFGAFVTVLPGKDGLVHISQIADKRVEKVSDYLTEGQEVKVKVLEIDRQGRVRLSMKEAVESTDAPAADAE
- the rpsO gene encoding 30S ribosomal protein S15, encoding MSLNAETKAAIVAEYARTEGDTGSPEVQVALLTASINHLQGHFKAHKGDHHSRRGLLRMVSSRRKLLDYLKGKDLGRYQELIKRLGLRR
- a CDS encoding metallophosphoesterase family protein; this encodes MKLKTLSLAMLSTMTLLGCNSDSNDEPKPVEPITGLKVAFMPDIHFHDVYGVFEDGSFDGLPNSISGKNATIRTMQAQMNSTRLFNENYFAIIAALDDVVARGIKYVALPGDFSDDGQPIHMRGLVNIFDEYREKHGLQFFAAPGNHDPVRPFTIDAGKGGPTSGGDGGFLGEDGEEIRIFSTGHTVCIDGDGSDMQTICTDEMVEWGYFEIMDILGHHGFFPQSEYVYFETPYSSDEARENYSLALAQKEAAFERRQYEICHQGSGGEYKEEDFTDCSYIPDSTYLVEPVEGLWLMAIDANVYKPKAGSGDGSTDGNDFDGSSNAGYNMMLTHKKHVIEWIEATVKAAKEQNKVLFSFSHFPMTDFYNGASEEIEDIFGEGNFQLRREPEDDTSKALAQTGLSIHVGGHMHFNDTGMKQYDIDGETYTLFNIQAPSLAGYIPAYKILEIKPDNQVEVETAIIEDVPRFDELFEHYAEEQAHLQAIDKEDRWNADILTAETYYELTDWHIRELTRLRFLPREWPEDVRTMLFNMDGDQMLTLSQLDTDITVCQLRLALSEVSDVEPCAESKNGEDTLEQFMREWAIAKLKARDLARSEGLTLAHFALWNGQNLAEDFYRLRNADELAFRDIETDRLAQYKVLSEALSEIEFDVSIEDEDAGDTTVGEVFKVRFGTLFYIIDRFATGQASDNFLIDVDKGELYDLKTAFDRDSL